A part of Candidatus Manganitrophaceae bacterium genomic DNA contains:
- a CDS encoding trypsin-like peptidase domain-containing protein: protein MIHQLAGWAVAALIVLLPRMGYPQSEGAGLVPSHIHNAVYEVIVAKPPEASLTYEKPLPMELLPFTIRNDKYYSIGTAFAMNETELITAAHVLNLGVRSQFKEIFLRDINGKVFPLDNIIKFSSRRDFVVFTVKGRTSPEHLELNPNSQINEKVYAVGNALGEGIVMRDGLYTSNTPEEIDGAWNWIRFSAAASPGNSGGPLLDHNGKVIGVMIRKSPNENLNMALPAAEVQKADSRFAEIYQKSVYQLDIFDSIKTGTLDTQIKLPMGYNDFRKSYIDLRNEFNIQLLKALLAENKETLFPNGAGAQKLLYKNMAPEFPQLIVKRVDGNWDAASPEKLDRSDLGNRGYITHGRVKSTLFLKIQKPDTVSLSDFYSDSKLFMDLILKGIPWFRLIGPERIKVTSLGKADSESIYIDAYGRKWMVKTWPIPYGDQEMVAFSLPVPGGTVTMLRVDQTGDALDGHIPDLKTLSDFINLSFDGTFKKWREYLGMKEIIPPLFNSIELTVNKDEFRYKSKRFKVSATSEVIPLSDQSMLTIGFGYYRGSDHSTIWDVSRLFFNEDNFKHNGFTLNRNMKVDEEVDDADLNRWKRLLEGDKPYDMKAYLLKDNTAISTVYKNVSAMKTSQTVSVLYDLTHIKTGMVDQSTMESSLSKVLKEVVVYEN from the coding sequence TTGATTCATCAATTAGCCGGGTGGGCGGTCGCCGCCCTGATTGTTCTGCTCCCGCGAATGGGATATCCCCAATCGGAAGGAGCCGGTCTCGTTCCGAGTCACATTCACAACGCAGTCTATGAAGTGATCGTCGCCAAGCCCCCGGAAGCCTCTTTGACGTATGAAAAGCCGCTGCCGATGGAACTGCTTCCCTTCACCATCCGAAATGATAAATATTACTCGATCGGCACCGCCTTTGCGATGAATGAAACCGAATTGATCACGGCGGCCCATGTCCTCAACTTGGGGGTCCGAAGCCAATTTAAAGAGATATTCCTCCGAGACATCAACGGCAAGGTCTTCCCGCTCGACAACATCATCAAGTTTTCCAGCCGGCGCGATTTTGTGGTCTTCACCGTCAAAGGCAGAACCTCCCCGGAGCATCTGGAGCTCAATCCGAATTCCCAGATCAATGAAAAGGTCTATGCCGTCGGAAATGCATTGGGTGAGGGGATCGTCATGCGGGACGGCCTCTACACCTCGAACACCCCGGAAGAGATCGATGGCGCCTGGAATTGGATCCGATTCTCCGCCGCCGCCTCCCCTGGCAACAGCGGCGGCCCGTTGCTCGATCATAATGGAAAGGTGATCGGCGTGATGATCCGAAAATCACCGAATGAAAACTTAAATATGGCGCTGCCGGCGGCCGAGGTTCAGAAAGCCGACAGCCGATTCGCTGAGATTTACCAGAAGAGCGTTTATCAATTGGATATTTTTGATTCAATTAAAACCGGAACGCTCGATACCCAAATAAAGCTGCCGATGGGATATAACGACTTCAGAAAGAGCTATATCGATCTGAGAAATGAATTTAATATTCAACTTTTAAAAGCGCTGCTGGCGGAAAACAAAGAGACCCTCTTCCCGAACGGAGCCGGCGCCCAGAAGCTGCTCTACAAGAACATGGCTCCCGAGTTTCCTCAGTTGATCGTGAAGCGGGTCGACGGCAATTGGGATGCGGCTTCACCTGAGAAATTGGATCGCTCCGACCTGGGGAACCGGGGATACATTACCCACGGTAGAGTGAAAAGCACCCTCTTTCTAAAAATTCAAAAACCCGACACCGTCTCCCTGAGCGATTTTTATTCCGATTCGAAATTATTTATGGACCTCATCTTAAAAGGGATCCCTTGGTTCCGGCTGATCGGCCCGGAGCGAATCAAGGTGACCTCGTTGGGGAAGGCCGACAGCGAGTCAATTTACATCGACGCGTATGGCCGGAAGTGGATGGTCAAAACATGGCCGATCCCCTATGGCGATCAAGAGATGGTCGCCTTCTCGCTGCCGGTCCCGGGCGGTACCGTGACGATGTTGCGGGTCGATCAGACGGGCGACGCTCTCGACGGGCATATTCCCGATTTAAAGACGCTGAGCGATTTTATCAACCTCTCGTTTGACGGCACCTTTAAAAAATGGCGCGAATATCTCGGGATGAAGGAGATCATTCCCCCCCTGTTCAACAGCATTGAATTGACGGTGAACAAGGACGAGTTTCGATACAAGTCGAAGCGGTTCAAGGTGTCGGCCACCTCTGAGGTCATCCCTCTGAGCGACCAAAGCATGCTCACGATCGGATTCGGCTACTATCGGGGGAGCGATCATTCGACTATCTGGGATGTGTCGCGATTGTTTTTTAACGAAGACAATTTCAAACACAACGGCTTCACCCTCAATCGAAACATGAAGGTCGACGAAGAGGTCGATGATGCCGATTTGAATCGGTGGAAGAGACTTCTGGAGGGAGACAAGCCGTACGATATGAAGGCCTATCTTCTCAAAGACAATACCGCCATCAGCACCGTCTACAAGAATGTCTCGGCGATGAAAACCAGCCAAACGGTTTCCGTATTATACGACCTCACCCATATTAAAACCGGCATGGTCGACCAGAGTACGATGGAATCGAGCCTCAGTAAAGTGCTTAAGGAGGTGGTCGTCTACGAGAATTGA
- a CDS encoding aldo/keto reductase produces MRQVTLPSGLKVPALGQGTWGMGESRSRRSEEVAALRFGLDLGLTLIDTAEMYGEGGAERVVAEAMEGRRDAVYLVTKVYPHHANLRGTLAACERSLQRLRTDRIDLYLLHWRSIYPLSETVEAFEALVRSGKIRNWGVSNFDLSDLKALEALPEGRQVAANQVLYNLTHREVELDLIPWCRERHLPIMAYSPIEQGRMLGEPALKKIAARRGITPAQAALAWLLEKEETMVIPKASHFEHLLKNRAALEVRLGSDDLTELDRAFPAPRKFSPLRSAS; encoded by the coding sequence ATGAGGCAGGTCACACTTCCTTCCGGATTAAAAGTCCCGGCGCTCGGCCAAGGAACCTGGGGCATGGGGGAGTCGCGGTCCCGGCGTTCGGAAGAGGTGGCGGCCCTCCGGTTCGGCCTCGATCTCGGCTTGACCCTCATCGACACGGCGGAAATGTATGGTGAAGGAGGGGCGGAGCGGGTCGTTGCGGAGGCGATGGAGGGCCGGCGCGACGCGGTCTACCTCGTCACCAAGGTCTATCCGCACCATGCCAATCTGCGCGGCACCCTCGCCGCCTGCGAGCGAAGCCTTCAGCGCTTGCGGACCGACCGGATCGATCTGTATCTGCTTCACTGGCGGAGTATTTATCCCCTCTCTGAAACGGTGGAGGCCTTTGAAGCGTTGGTGCGCTCCGGCAAGATTCGGAACTGGGGGGTCAGCAATTTCGATCTCTCCGATCTGAAGGCGCTGGAGGCCCTTCCGGAGGGCCGGCAGGTTGCGGCGAACCAAGTTCTCTACAATCTGACCCATCGGGAGGTCGAGCTCGATCTGATCCCCTGGTGCCGCGAGCGCCACCTTCCGATCATGGCCTACTCGCCGATTGAGCAAGGGCGGATGCTCGGCGAGCCTGCCCTGAAAAAGATTGCGGCGCGGCGCGGCATCACGCCGGCGCAGGCCGCGCTCGCCTGGCTGCTTGAGAAAGAAGAGACAATGGTGATCCCTAAAGCGAGCCATTTCGAGCATCTGCTGAAAAATCGGGCCGCCCTCGAAGTCCGCCTCGGCAGCGACGACCTGACGGAGCTCGACCGGGCCTTCCCAGCGCCCCGCAAATTCAGCCCGCTTAGATCGGCCTCCTGA
- a CDS encoding EAL domain-containing protein, which produces MERRRFQFSRLLGIIRKVIPEGRALPEKEWQARHRAILLLTWLHAVGLTAFGFYRGFGPLQSLGEGALIAAAAMVGSWSKLSRSDRAAAASLGLITSSAILVQLSGGYIEAHFHFFVMLAIISLYQDWVPYLLAILFVGMEHGLTGQFVPSLVYNHPDAFAHPWKWAVIHAVFIGCESVVLLANWRISEQAHARADLVLNSAGETIIGLDPRGIITFANPAAAAMTGYPLDALVGQPIDRVLQNTEDDSPRIDLPRLLQDGKTEQRIDRIVLRRDGTPRRVDSALSPIREHGLIVGAVLTLKDETDRRQAEEALKRTFSLLSATLESTADGILVVDREGKLVRFNQKFIQMWNLPGSFIAPQENEKALAHIVSQLKDPEGFLIDLRKRYAASETEHQGLLELKDGRVFELFSQPQRIGGKTVGRVWSFRDITERKQTEERLQHLANFDPLTHLPNRTLFYERLGQALARARWPLRPVAVLFLDLDHFKTINDTLGHPFGDLLLKLVAERLTGCIREEDTVARLSGDEFVILLEELQARQDILLVAQKIVEALSTPFKLEGRELFITTSMGVAIYPDDGDHCETLLKNADTAMYRAKGQGRNHFQLYAPALDDQATDRLGLENGLRRALERKEFQLHYQPKVDLATRQIIGMESVVRWIRPGAGTLLPAEFIPLAEEIGLIIPLEEWVLRTACVQNRTWQEGGLAPFRIAVHISATHFRRKNLYEAITRLLDETGLSPHALELELKESTLMKGSETTVTTLRQLRAIGIDISIDDFGGGFSSLHHLKQFPVSTLKINRTFIHNITTDPDNRAIVTAIITLAHSLKRKVIAEAVETEEQLQFLRSLQCDQVQGYLLSHPLPAEEITRLLSRQRSNLSRSSESGARQQRTA; this is translated from the coding sequence ATGGAGCGGAGGCGGTTTCAATTCAGTCGGCTCCTGGGAATCATCCGCAAGGTGATTCCCGAGGGACGCGCCCTTCCTGAGAAAGAGTGGCAGGCGCGACATCGTGCCATCCTTCTCCTGACCTGGCTCCATGCGGTCGGCTTGACCGCCTTCGGTTTCTATCGCGGGTTCGGTCCCCTCCAGAGCCTCGGCGAGGGGGCGCTGATCGCTGCGGCCGCGATGGTCGGTTCGTGGAGCAAGCTCAGCCGCAGCGACCGGGCCGCGGCCGCCAGCCTCGGCCTGATCACCTCCTCCGCCATTCTCGTCCAGCTCTCGGGTGGTTATATTGAAGCGCACTTTCACTTCTTCGTCATGCTCGCCATCATTTCCCTCTACCAAGACTGGGTTCCTTATCTCCTCGCCATCCTCTTCGTCGGCATGGAACATGGGCTTACCGGTCAATTCGTTCCGAGCCTCGTCTACAATCATCCCGACGCCTTTGCCCATCCCTGGAAATGGGCCGTGATCCATGCGGTGTTTATCGGGTGTGAAAGTGTCGTCCTCCTGGCAAATTGGCGGATCAGCGAGCAGGCCCACGCCCGGGCCGATCTCGTTTTAAACTCCGCGGGCGAAACAATCATCGGCCTCGACCCGCGCGGGATCATCACCTTTGCAAATCCGGCCGCGGCGGCGATGACCGGTTATCCGCTCGACGCCCTCGTCGGACAGCCGATCGATCGGGTGTTGCAGAATACGGAGGACGACTCGCCCCGAATCGACCTGCCTCGGTTGCTTCAGGATGGAAAAACCGAGCAAAGGATCGATCGGATCGTTTTGCGCCGCGACGGCACCCCGCGGCGGGTCGATTCGGCCCTGAGTCCGATCCGAGAACATGGCCTGATCGTCGGCGCCGTCTTGACGCTGAAAGACGAGACCGATCGCCGGCAAGCGGAGGAAGCGCTCAAGCGGACCTTCTCTCTGCTCAGCGCCACGCTGGAGTCGACCGCCGACGGCATTCTCGTCGTAGACAGGGAAGGGAAGCTCGTCCGGTTCAATCAAAAGTTTATCCAAATGTGGAATCTCCCCGGCTCCTTTATCGCCCCGCAAGAGAATGAAAAAGCCTTGGCCCATATCGTCAGCCAGTTGAAAGACCCCGAGGGGTTCTTAATCGACCTCCGGAAGCGATATGCGGCGTCGGAGACGGAACATCAGGGTCTGTTGGAATTGAAAGATGGACGGGTGTTTGAGCTCTTCTCGCAGCCCCAGCGGATCGGCGGGAAGACCGTCGGACGGGTCTGGAGCTTTCGGGATATCACCGAGCGGAAGCAGACGGAAGAGCGGCTTCAGCATTTGGCGAATTTCGATCCCCTTACTCATCTCCCCAACCGGACCCTTTTCTACGAACGTCTCGGCCAGGCCCTCGCCCGGGCCCGCTGGCCGCTGCGTCCCGTGGCCGTTCTGTTTTTGGACTTGGATCATTTCAAGACGATCAATGATACGTTGGGGCATCCGTTCGGAGACCTGCTGCTGAAGCTCGTGGCGGAACGGCTGACCGGCTGTATCCGGGAAGAAGACACCGTGGCCCGCCTCAGCGGCGATGAATTTGTGATCCTCTTGGAAGAGCTTCAAGCGCGACAGGACATCCTTCTCGTCGCACAAAAAATCGTCGAGGCGCTGTCAACCCCCTTTAAATTAGAAGGACGGGAGCTCTTTATCACCACCAGCATGGGGGTCGCGATCTACCCCGACGACGGCGATCACTGCGAGACCCTGCTCAAGAATGCCGATACCGCCATGTACCGTGCGAAAGGGCAAGGGAGAAATCATTTCCAGCTCTATGCGCCCGCGCTGGACGATCAGGCGACCGATCGGCTCGGACTGGAAAACGGCCTTCGCCGTGCGTTGGAGCGGAAGGAGTTCCAATTGCATTATCAGCCGAAGGTCGATCTGGCGACCCGGCAGATCATCGGGATGGAATCGGTCGTCCGTTGGATCCGTCCCGGCGCCGGAACGCTCCTCCCGGCCGAGTTTATTCCGCTGGCGGAAGAGATCGGCCTGATCATACCGCTTGAAGAGTGGGTTTTACGGACCGCCTGTGTGCAAAACAGAACTTGGCAGGAGGGAGGGCTGGCCCCCTTTCGGATCGCCGTCCATATCTCGGCGACCCACTTTCGGAGAAAGAATCTTTATGAAGCGATCACCCGGCTGCTTGACGAGACCGGCCTCTCCCCACACGCTCTGGAGCTGGAGCTGAAAGAGAGCACCCTGATGAAGGGCTCGGAGACGACCGTCACCACGTTGCGGCAGCTGAGGGCGATCGGGATCGACATTTCAATCGATGACTTTGGAGGCGGCTTTTCCTCTCTGCATCACCTCAAGCAGTTTCCGGTCAGCACCTTGAAGATCAATCGCACCTTCATCCACAACATCACCACCGATCCTGACAACCGGGCGATCGTCACCGCGATCATCACCCTCGCGCACAGCCTGAAGCGGAAGGTGATCGCCGAAGCGGTGGAAACGGAGGAGCAGCTTCAATTCTTACGCTCGCTTCAATGCGACCAGGTCCAAGGATATCTTTTGAGCCATCCCCTCCCCGCCGAAGAGATCACGCGGCTCCTCTCCCGGCAACGATCGAACCTCTCCCGGTCTTCTGAATCGGGCGCTCGACAACAGCGTACGGCATGA
- a CDS encoding diguanylate cyclase, which translates to MPRLLIIEDSPLEADPFKAALEGVGYELVFAQSALQGLKAARDTPPDLVLLDLALPDPDLDGREVCRQLQAGDRLRGAPIIVVTMRGKTEEKAVGLEGGASDCLAKPFEPMELRARVGAALRMKRLQEELVEKNKELAGKSRECELLLKQMQTLAITDSVTGLFNRRYFQEVLNQEFSRAQRYCTPFSCLMIDVDQFKRINDTYGHEAGDKVLEGLGKIVQEQVRKVDLPARYGGDEFVVLLPESLRDDAGQVAQRILERVRVADFSILKEKKPVTLSIGVSGFPDPELRDARQAILAADFALYRAKRTGGNRVEMMTVAEMESA; encoded by the coding sequence ATGCCGCGTCTCTTAATTATAGAAGACAGCCCTCTCGAAGCCGATCCATTCAAAGCGGCCTTGGAAGGGGTCGGTTACGAGCTGGTTTTTGCCCAAAGCGCGCTTCAGGGATTGAAAGCGGCGCGCGACACCCCGCCCGATCTGGTGTTGCTCGATCTGGCTCTCCCCGACCCCGACCTGGATGGACGGGAAGTCTGCCGCCAGCTTCAGGCCGGGGACAGGCTCCGCGGCGCTCCGATCATCGTGGTGACGATGCGGGGAAAGACGGAGGAGAAGGCGGTCGGCTTGGAGGGGGGGGCGAGCGACTGTCTCGCGAAACCGTTTGAGCCGATGGAGCTGAGGGCGCGGGTCGGTGCCGCCCTTCGGATGAAGCGTCTTCAGGAGGAGCTGGTCGAGAAAAATAAGGAGCTGGCCGGCAAAAGTAGAGAATGTGAGCTTCTCCTTAAACAGATGCAGACCTTGGCCATCACCGATTCGGTGACCGGCCTTTTCAACCGTCGTTACTTCCAGGAAGTGTTAAACCAGGAATTCTCCCGTGCGCAGCGCTACTGCACCCCCTTTTCCTGTCTCATGATCGATGTCGATCAGTTCAAAAGAATCAACGACACCTACGGCCATGAAGCAGGCGACAAGGTCTTAGAGGGGCTGGGGAAGATCGTTCAAGAGCAGGTCCGAAAGGTCGACCTCCCGGCCCGGTATGGCGGCGATGAGTTTGTCGTTCTTCTGCCGGAGTCGCTTCGGGACGACGCGGGCCAGGTCGCCCAGCGGATTCTGGAGCGGGTCCGCGTCGCCGACTTTTCGATCTTAAAAGAAAAAAAGCCGGTCACCCTTAGCATCGGCGTCTCCGGATTTCCCGACCCCGAATTGCGAGATGCCCGCCAGGCGATCCTCGCCGCCGATTTCGCCCTCTACCGGGCCAAACGGACAGGGGGAAATCGGGTGGAGATGATGACCGTCGCGGAGATGGAATCGGCCTGA
- a CDS encoding PAS domain S-box protein, whose translation MKQTRKTNRKSPAREPERKRRVARPADYRKEAEKKLSGKKQGPRRELSRSEIEALLHELAVHQVELEIQNEDLRAARDELQASRDRYADLYNFAPVGYFTLDDKGQILEVNLTGAEQLGLSRKQMVGIPFSRYVADESRGAFYAHLNTVFSSRSQHRCELKIRRICNEGRQKKGAFFNAEMESLYAETENGRGGCRTILSDISERKKAEAAIQAMNEAVQRKNIQLEEASRARNRLFSFISHELKTPLNSIVGFTHLLDNGTYGPLSPEQKRVLLRLSVNAEEMVRLINNILDLARMEVGKVDAKWIRTDVRELLERIIFSFEPFLREKELFLESRFALDASEAVSTDPEKVRSIVTNLLSNAVKFTKTGAVRLEVTSLPIGGGIRLVVSDTGIGIAPEDLERIFEEYERSGFVQENPIRYTGGTGLGLSIVKKTIDLLGGTVRVESRLGEGTTFTVDLPEKEYR comes from the coding sequence TTGAAGCAGACAAGAAAGACGAACCGAAAGAGCCCGGCCAGAGAACCAGAGCGAAAACGGCGTGTGGCTCGGCCGGCCGATTACCGGAAGGAGGCCGAGAAAAAACTAAGCGGGAAAAAACAAGGCCCGCGCAGGGAGCTGTCGCGCAGCGAGATCGAGGCGCTGCTTCATGAGCTCGCGGTGCATCAGGTTGAATTGGAAATACAAAATGAGGATCTTCGCGCAGCGCGGGATGAGCTGCAGGCGTCCCGAGACCGGTATGCCGATCTCTATAATTTCGCTCCGGTTGGTTATTTTACCCTCGATGACAAAGGACAGATTCTCGAGGTCAACCTGACCGGTGCCGAACAACTCGGCCTTTCCAGAAAACAGATGGTCGGGATCCCTTTTAGCCGGTATGTGGCCGATGAGAGCCGGGGCGCATTCTATGCCCATCTGAACACCGTTTTTAGCAGCCGGTCTCAACATCGTTGCGAGCTGAAAATCAGACGGATCTGCAACGAAGGACGACAAAAAAAAGGCGCTTTTTTCAACGCTGAGATGGAGAGTCTCTACGCGGAGACGGAGAACGGGCGCGGGGGGTGTCGGACGATTCTCAGCGACATTTCCGAACGAAAGAAAGCCGAAGCGGCGATTCAGGCGATGAATGAGGCGGTGCAGCGTAAAAACATTCAGCTGGAGGAGGCGAGCCGGGCCCGAAATCGGTTGTTCTCGTTTATCTCGCACGAATTGAAAACCCCGCTCAACAGCATCGTCGGGTTTACCCACCTTCTCGACAATGGAACCTATGGTCCCCTCTCCCCGGAGCAGAAGAGGGTCTTGCTCCGGCTTTCGGTGAATGCGGAGGAGATGGTTCGTCTGATCAATAATATTTTGGATCTGGCTCGGATGGAGGTTGGAAAGGTCGACGCAAAATGGATCCGGACGGATGTCCGAGAGCTGCTGGAGAGAATTATCTTCTCCTTCGAGCCGTTTCTCAGGGAGAAAGAGCTCTTTCTGGAGAGCCGGTTTGCCCTCGATGCTTCGGAAGCCGTGTCGACCGATCCGGAGAAGGTTCGGAGCATCGTCACGAATCTGTTGAGCAATGCCGTCAAATTTACCAAGACAGGCGCGGTTCGGTTGGAGGTGACCTCCCTTCCGATAGGGGGCGGGATTCGCCTGGTCGTCTCCGACACCGGCATCGGGATTGCGCCGGAAGATCTGGAGAGAATCTTCGAGGAATACGAGCGATCCGGGTTCGTTCAGGAGAATCCGATCCGGTACACCGGCGGAACCGGCCTCGGATTGTCGATTGTCAAAAAGACGATCGACCTGCTCGGGGGGACCGTTCGGGTCGAGAGCAGGCTCGGCGAAGGGACCACCTTTACGGTCGACCTTCCTGAAAAAGAATACCGCTAA
- a CDS encoding DUF488 family protein, with protein MGIALLKTKSIHSPIEPEKDGLRILVARFRGRGVKKSHYDVWMANLGPSEPLLRGFLGGTVDWKTYTRRYKAEMFQQGGVDQYNKVIRNHGQKFTLRLIKKLAESQPVTLLCHCAEEEKHCHRHLLKEMILSKKV; from the coding sequence ATGGGAATCGCCCTGTTGAAAACGAAATCGATTCATTCTCCCATTGAGCCGGAGAAAGACGGCTTGCGTATTCTGGTGGCCCGTTTCCGCGGACGCGGGGTGAAGAAATCGCACTATGACGTCTGGATGGCCAACTTGGGGCCGAGTGAGCCGCTGCTGCGGGGCTTCCTCGGCGGCACCGTCGATTGGAAAACCTATACTCGTCGGTATAAGGCCGAGATGTTCCAGCAAGGCGGGGTCGATCAATATAATAAGGTGATCCGAAATCATGGGCAGAAGTTTACGCTCCGACTGATTAAGAAGCTGGCGGAAAGCCAGCCGGTCACCTTGCTCTGCCATTGCGCAGAAGAGGAAAAGCATTGCCATCGCCATCTGCTTAAAGAAATGATTTTAAGCAAGAAGGTCTGA
- a CDS encoding DUF1211 domain-containing protein: MADRRDTVADTGRAEAFSDAIFAIVITLLVLDLRPPEVEPGRLLSGLLHQWPTYLAYVISYLYVGVVWTNHKAAFRRIRLIDRGLHWANLGILFTTALLPFPTAVISKTMQSGNRADERTAVGFYALIGALLCLSWLIFYRYLARHRELVERNVPEGYFAGEQIRALAGVALYAAAGVLGYLIGPPAALAVFLGLPVFYGLTSEGLYELPALIRRQES, translated from the coding sequence ATGGCAGATCGGAGGGACACGGTAGCCGATACCGGACGGGCCGAAGCATTCAGCGATGCGATTTTCGCAATTGTCATCACCTTGCTGGTCCTCGACCTCCGTCCGCCGGAGGTTGAGCCGGGGCGGCTTCTCTCCGGTCTGCTCCATCAATGGCCGACCTACCTCGCCTATGTCATCTCTTACCTCTATGTCGGGGTCGTCTGGACCAATCACAAAGCGGCCTTCAGGCGGATTCGATTGATTGACCGGGGGCTTCACTGGGCCAATCTGGGGATTCTTTTTACGACCGCATTGCTCCCTTTCCCCACCGCCGTAATCTCCAAGACGATGCAGTCGGGCAATCGGGCCGACGAGCGGACCGCCGTCGGGTTTTATGCGTTGATCGGCGCGCTCCTCTGCCTGAGCTGGCTGATCTTCTACCGCTATCTCGCCCGACATCGGGAGTTGGTCGAAAGGAATGTTCCGGAAGGATATTTCGCCGGGGAGCAGATCCGGGCGCTCGCCGGCGTCGCCCTCTATGCCGCGGCCGGCGTGCTCGGCTACCTGATCGGTCCACCGGCGGCGCTGGCCGTCTTCCTTGGCCTTCCGGTCTTTTATGGCCTCACGAGTGAGGGACTCTATGAATTGCCGGCGCTGATCCGCCGGCAGGAATCATGA
- a CDS encoding fibronectin type III domain-containing protein, whose protein sequence is MIRDAIRKPILLLLIMLLFSLDHRLLFAAEAILAWDPSPDTTVAGYKVYVGAASQNYGAPIDVGNVTTWTMSGLTTGSSYSFAVTAYDASGNESLFSNEVSKTIRTTPDTTAPLISNLTVSGIGSNGASITWGTNEPADTQVQFGTTAAYGASTPLNTAMVTTHAQSLTGLQAGTAYHYRVLSRDAAGNLAVSADNAFTTSSEAVSPSVPASLTATAVSPSQINLSWNAPADAGGIQSYSIYRGGSLIGTSSVPRYADTGLSANTTYSYTVAAIDGAGNLSAQSAPSSATTPLPPPTISGVAANNITKDSATIVWNTDVPATSQVEYGSTTAYDKSTPVDATMRTAHTQTLKGLKHKTLYHYRVKSKDAAGNLSVSADGVFQIN, encoded by the coding sequence ATGATCCGAGACGCAATCCGAAAACCGATTCTTCTTCTGCTGATTATGCTTCTGTTTTCTCTGGATCACCGGCTCCTCTTCGCAGCGGAGGCTATTCTCGCATGGGATCCGAGTCCCGACACCACCGTCGCCGGCTACAAGGTGTATGTCGGCGCTGCCTCACAAAACTACGGCGCCCCGATCGATGTCGGGAATGTGACCACCTGGACGATGAGCGGTCTCACCACGGGGAGCAGCTACTCCTTCGCCGTCACCGCCTATGATGCCTCCGGCAATGAGAGCCTTTTTTCAAATGAGGTGAGCAAAACCATTCGCACCACGCCCGATACAACGGCGCCTCTGATCTCCAACTTGACGGTCTCGGGGATCGGTTCCAACGGCGCGTCGATCACCTGGGGAACCAATGAGCCGGCCGACACCCAGGTGCAGTTCGGGACCACCGCCGCCTATGGCGCATCGACTCCCCTCAATACGGCGATGGTGACCACCCACGCGCAGAGCCTGACCGGGCTACAGGCGGGAACCGCATACCACTATCGGGTCCTGAGCCGCGATGCCGCCGGCAACCTGGCGGTCTCGGCCGACAATGCCTTTACCACCTCCTCCGAGGCCGTCTCCCCCTCCGTCCCAGCCTCTTTGACGGCCACCGCCGTCTCTCCATCGCAAATTAATCTCTCCTGGAACGCCCCGGCCGATGCCGGCGGCATTCAATCGTATTCGATCTATCGCGGAGGGAGTCTGATCGGAACGAGCAGCGTGCCGAGATACGCCGATACCGGTCTGTCGGCCAATACGACCTATAGCTACACCGTGGCAGCCATCGATGGCGCTGGAAATCTCTCCGCGCAATCGGCCCCGTCGAGCGCGACCACCCCGCTCCCGCCGCCGACGATCTCCGGGGTCGCGGCAAACAATATCACTAAAGATAGCGCGACGATTGTATGGAATACCGATGTACCGGCCACGTCGCAGGTCGAGTATGGGTCGACGACCGCTTACGACAAATCGACCCCGGTCGACGCGACAATGCGGACCGCTCATACCCAAACGCTCAAGGGTCTTAAACACAAGACCCTCTATCATTACCGGGTCAAAAGCAAAGATGCGGCAGGGAATCTCTCAGTCTCAGCGGATGGCGTCTTTCAGATAAATTAG